A single window of Poecilia reticulata strain Guanapo linkage group LG10, Guppy_female_1.0+MT, whole genome shotgun sequence DNA harbors:
- the ptcd3 gene encoding small ribosomal subunit protein mS39, protein MAAPCRHVGHHIQKNGRFLRININQLFACRSFGLTSALQQQATDLHKESKEAIIIPRKKSWNKEAVLEALASTVQRDPTAYPYQFQDDPYLSPRTSVEFKLFSLSQESGRAAAKYFVNSNPKLFTKDFAEPHIPCLMPESVALRLEEVSQEALEERISLRKVSAAVEMYDQLLQSGTAVSMETTHKLLDLICLYCDRDPVQEGAPQTEDREEEEEEDGRRKPMGRRVTDFLKFTWKENNNAERIFNLLPERDTRCYSALIRGMVKHGAYAKAFNLYEDLLNNRLSADVHIFNALISVVPDVRKKNNERWDLIAELLNQMNEQKVRPNLLTFNSVLKALRQFSFLAKTFSPQILNEMKALGIAPSLATYEHILTVFFYKSASSGPSNMAVLQDVLTELEGTSFTCQDPNDVLFFATAMKLCLDNKDLELGYKVHSLVEVGENWRLLGDSYQQGLYYGRFFNLLCLMEDIDVVLKWYSRIVPSLLYPNPQGMKNLLQALDTDSRLDLLPTIWKDIKTLGHDNKVDLVEELLSLMARDEHSVEVQESFAACALDVKSVFDGRPKKEWSTSSLSHISILLLRANKLQKAWDMLQLFKDKNRVPSGALLSSFLTACRCSASPQRAVELVQLSAAFSLPTTPELAKRTLAEFELNDEQRSIVSEFEAAPEKEE, encoded by the exons ATGGCGGCTCCCTGTAGGCACGTAGGACATCATATTCAGAAAAACGGAAGATTTCTGCGGATTAACATCAACCAACTGTTTGCTTGCAG GAGTTTCGGACTGACTTCAGCTCTTCAACAACAAGCTACCGACCTTCATAAAG AATCAAAAGAAGCTATAATCATCCCCAGGAAGAAATCATG GAACAAGGAGGCAGTGTTGGAGGCCCTGGCTTCTACTGTCCAAAGA GACCCAACAGCGTATCCCTACCAGTTCCAGGACGACCCGTACCTCTCACCCAGGACGTCCGTTGAGTTT aagctgttctctctctctcaggaaTCCGGCAGAGCTGCAGCCAAGTACTTTGTCAACAGCAACCCCAAGTTATTCACCAAAGACTTCGCAGAACCGCATATACCA tgTTTGATGCCAGAGAGCGTGGCGCTGCGTCTGGAGGAGGTGAGCCAGGAGGCGCTGGAGGAACGGATCAGCCTGAGGAAGGTCTCGGCTGCGGTGGAGATGTACGATCAGCTGCTGCAGTCCG GCACAGCGGTCTCCATGGAGACAACCCACAAGCTGCTGGACCTCATCTGTCTGTACTGTGACAGAGACCCAGTCCAGGAGGGGGCGCCGCAGACTGAGGACAGA gaggaggaagaggaggaggacgggaGGCGGAAACCCATGGGTCGCCGAGTGACTGACTTCCTGAAGTTCacctggaaggaaaacaacaacgCGGAGAGGATTTTCAACCTGCTGCCAGAGAGAGACACGCGGTGTTACTCCGCTCTGATCAGAGGCATGGTGAAG CACGGAGCATACGCAAAGGCCTTCAACCTGTACGAAGACCTGCTCAACAACAGACTGTCAG CTGATGTCCACATCTTCAACGCGCTGATCTCAGTAGTTCCTGATGTCAGAAAGAAGAACAATGAGAGATGGGACCTCATTGCT GAGCTTCTGAACCAGATGAATGAACAGAAAGTTCGTCCCAATCTGCTCACCTTCAACAGCGTTCTCAAAGCTCTGAGACAATTCAGCTTCCTGGCTAAAACCTTCTCGCCCCAGATTCTGAACGAGATGAAGGCCCTGGGAATCG CTCCAAGCTTGGCTACCTACGAACACATCCTGACAGTCTTCTTCTACAAGTCAG CCTCCTCCGGGCCCAGCAACATGGCCGTCTTACAGGACGTGTTGACAGAGCTGGAGGGAACCAGCTTTACCTGCCAGGACCCTAATGACG ttTTGTTCTTCGCCACTGCAATGAAACTG TGTTTGGACAATAAAGATCTGGAGCTGGGCTACAAAGTTCACAGTCTGGTGGAAGTTGGGGAGAACTGGAGGCTGCTGGGAGATTCCTATCAACAGGGTCTCTATTA CGGTCGCTTCTTCAACCTGCTGTGCCTGATGGAGGACATCGACGTGGTGCTGAAGTGGTACAGCCGGATCGTCCCCTCG TTGCTCTACCCCAACCCTCAGGGAATGAAGAACCTGCTGCAGGCTCTGGACACGGACAGCCGCCTGGACCTGCTGCCCACCATATGGAAAG ACATTAAGACTTTGGGTCATGATAACAAGGTGGATCtggtggaggagctgctgagtcTCATGGCCAGAGATGAGCACAGTGTGGAG GTTCAGGAGTCTTTTGCTGCCTGTGCTCTGGATGTTAAAAGCGTGTTTGACGGGAGGCCCAAAAAGGAGTGGAGCACCTCGTCGCTGTCGCACATCTCCATCCTGCTGCTGCGGGCCAACAAGCTCCAAAAGGCCTG GGACATGCTGCAGCtcttcaaagacaaaaacagagttCCTTC TGGGGCGCTGTTGAGCAGCTTCCTGACCGCGTGTCGATGCAGCGCTTCCCCTCAGAGAGCCGTGGAGCTGGTCCAGCTGTCTGCCGCCTTCAGTCTCCCAACAACCCCGGAGCTAGCTAAGAGGACACTGGCTGAGTTTGAGCTGAACGACGAGCAAAG ATCCATTGTGTCTGAATTTGAAGCTGCACCAGAGAAAGAAGAATAA
- the LOC103471013 gene encoding LOW QUALITY PROTEIN: plastin-3-like (The sequence of the model RefSeq protein was modified relative to this genomic sequence to represent the inferred CDS: inserted 2 bases in 1 codon) yields the protein MYVEAGCAREGKGWXAARLRAERLRLPGGVSREKRDRAAEAGRERVPFLWVFPPNCSSGLQVSMSGKVSAEELEEIRVCFQKVDVDHSGYICASELGDLFREVGCPLPGYQIRELLQKLDRDKDSRINFEEFTAIFQEMKDDKMAQGFRKALSKKEGVVAIKGTSELSSEGTTHSISEQERFAFANYINLSLEKDPDCKHVLPIDANTGHLFKAVADGIVLCKLINLSVPDTIDERTINKKKLTAFTTQENLNLALNSASAIGCQVVNIGAQDLKEGKPHLVLGLLWQIIKIGLFANMQLSRNEALAALLQDGESLEELMKLSPEELLLRWANFHLKNSGMTISNFSGDIKDSRAYFHLLQQIAPDGSKEDVPRIEIDMTGLYEQDLRKRAECLLKQADRLGCRQFVTATDIVTGNAKLNLAFVATLFNKHPALTKPENQEWNLESETREERTFRNWMNSLGVSPHVHYIYGDLQDAMVILQLYEKIKVNVDWDNRVNLPPFKGLGGGHLKKIENCNYAVELGKNKAGFSLVGIGGQDLNEGNETLTLALVWQLMRRYTLNLLENLGHGEVAGDNLIISWVNKALKEAGKSSSITSFKDKAISTSLPVLDLIDAIQPKSVNFDLVKRNNLSDEDKLDNAKYAISMARKIGAKVYALPEDLVEVKPKMVMTIFACLMGRGMKKA from the exons ATGTATGTGGAGGCGGGATGTGCTCGGGAGGGGAAGGGGTG TGCGGCGAGGCTGAGGGCGGAGCGGCTCCGCTTACCGGGCGGTGTCAGTCGTGAAAAACGGGACAGAGCGGCAGAGGCAGGCCGAGAGAGGGTTCCATTCCTCTGGGTGTTTCCACCGAACTGCTCCAGCGGACTTCAG GTCAGCATGTCTGGGAAGGTGAGCGccgaggagctggaggagatcaGGGTGTGCTTCCAGAAAGTCG ATGTGGACCACAGCGGCTACATCTGCGCCTCAGAGCTGGGCGACCTGTTCCGGGAGGTGGGCTGTCCGTTGCCTGGATACCAGATCCGGGAGCTGCTCCAGAAACTGGACCGAGACAAAGACAGCCGCATCAACTTTGAGGAGTTCACGGCT attttccagGAGATGAAGGATGACAAAATGGCTCAGGGTTTCAGAAAGGCTCTCAGCAAGAAAGAAGGTGTCGTAGCCATCAAAGGCACCAGTGAGCTCTCCAGTGAGGGAACTACGCACTCCATCTCTG aGCAGGAGCGCTTCGCCTTCGCCAATTACATCAACTTATCTTTGGAGAAGGACCCGGACTGTAAGCATGTCCTGCCCATTGACGCTAACACTGGACATCTGTTTAAAGCTGTGGCAGACGGCATTGTGCTTTG TAAACTCATCAACCTGTCTGTTCCCGACACCATCGATGAGAGGACtatcaacaaaaagaaactcacAGCCTTCACCACACAG GAGAACCTGAACTTGGCTCTGAACTCAGCTTCAGCCATCGGCTGCCAAGTGGTCAACATCGGCGCTCAGGACCTAAAGGAGGGCAAGCCTCACCTGGTGCTCGGCCTTCTCTGGCAGATCATTAAGATAGGACTGTTTGCCAATATGCAACTGAGTCGCAACGAAG CCCTGGCAGCGCTGCTGCAGGATGGGGagagtctggaggagctgatgaAGCTCAGTCCTGAAGAACTGCTGCTGCGGTGGGCCAATTTCCACTTAAAGAATTCAGGCATGACCATATCGAACTTTTCTGGAGACATTAAG gACTCAAGGGCGTATTtccacctgctgcagcagatcGCTCCAGATGGCAGCAAAGAGGATGTTCCTCGGATTGAGATCGACATGACTGGTCTCTAT GAGCAAGACCTCAGAAAGAGAGCAGAGTGTCTGCTGAAGCAGGCCGACCGGCTGGGCTGCCGTCAGTTTGTGACCGCCACCGACATCGTGACAGGAAACGCCAAACTCAACCTGGCCTTCGTGGCCACGCTCTTCAACAAGCACCCGGCGCTCACCAAACCCGAAAACCAGGAGTGGAATCTTGAAA GTGAGACGAGAGAGGAGAGAACCTTCAGGAACTGGATGAACTCGCTGGGAGTCAGTCCACACGTTCACTACATCTATGG AGATCTGCAGGACGCCATGGTGATTTTGCAGTTGTATGAAAAGATTAAAGTGAATGTGGACTGGGACAACAGAGTCAACCTTCCTCCCTTCAAGGGACTAGGAGGAGGTCACTTAAAGAAG ATTGAAAACTGTAACTACGCTGTGGAGCTGGGGAAGAACAAAGCCGGCTTTTCCCTGGTGGGAATCGGAGGTCAGGACCTGAACGAGGGAAACGAGACTCTCACCCTGGCCTTAGTGTGGCAGCTGATGAGGAG GTACACTTTAAACCTGCTGGAGAACCTCGGACACGGAGAAGTTGCTGGAGACAATTTGATCATCTCGTGGGTCAATAAGGCTCTGAAGGAAGCCGGCAAGAGTTCCTCCATCACAAGCTTTAAG GATAAAGCCATTAGCACCAGCCTTCCAGTGCTGGACCTGATTGATGCCATTCAGCCGAAGAGCGTGAACTTTGACCTGGTGAAAAGAAACAATCTCTCAGATGAAGATAAACTGGACAATGCCAA GTATGCCATCTCCATGGCGAGGAAGATCGGCGCTAAAGTCTACGCCTTGCCCGAGGACTTGGTAGAAGTCAAACCCAAAATGGTGATGACCATCTTTGCCTGCCTGATGGGGCGGGGCATGAAGAAGGCTTAA